The following are from one region of the Coffea eugenioides isolate CCC68of chromosome 2, Ceug_1.0, whole genome shotgun sequence genome:
- the LOC113760829 gene encoding calreticulin — translation MASQQRRINPSFLSLCLALGLLFACASAKVFFEERFDDGWEKRWVKSDWKKEDNTAGEWNYTAGKWHGDPNDKGIQTSEDYRFYAISAEFPEFSNKDKTLVFQFSVKHEQKLDCGGGYMKLLSGDVDQKKFGGDSPYSIMFGPDICGYTTKKVHAILNYNETNHLIKKDVPCETDQLTHVYTFILRPDATYSILIDNVEKQTGSLYSDWDLLPLKKIKDPEAKKPEDWDDKEYIPDPEDKKPEGYDDIPKEIPDPDAKKPEDWDDEEDGEWTAPTIPNPEYKGPWKAKKIKNPNYKGKWKAPLIDNPEFKDDADLYVYPNLKYVGIELWQVKSGTLFDNVLVSDDPEYAKKLAEETWGKHKDAEKAAFDEAEKKREEEEAKDDPVDSDAEEGDDDDAADEADSDDADTKSETKEDVTAAAEENVKDEL, via the exons ATGGCGTCGCAGCAGCGGAGAATAAACCCTAGCTTTCTCTCTCTATGCCTTGCTCTCGGCCTCCTCTTCGCCTGCGCCTCCGCTAAGGTCTTCTTCGAAGAGCGTTTCGATG ATGGATGGGAGAAACGGTGGGTAAAGTCTGATTGGAAAAAGGAAGATAATACTGCTGGAGAGTGGAATTATACTGCTGGTAAATGGCATGGAGACCCCAATGATAAAG GTATTCAGACCAGTGAAGACTACAGGTTCTATGCCATTTCAGCTGAGTTCCCTGAGTTCAGCAACAAGGATAAAACCTTAGTGTTCCAATTCTCCGTGAAGCATGAACAGAAGCTTGACTGTGGTGGTGGCTACATGAAACTACTCAGTGGTGATGTTGATCAAAAGAAATTTGGTGGTGACAGCCCATACAG TATCATGTTTGGACCAGATATCTGTGGGTACACAACCAAAAAAGTTCATGCCATTCTCAACTACAACGAAACAAACCACTTAATCAAGAAGGACGTCCCATGTGAAACTGACCAACTCACTCATGTCTATACCTTCATCCTACGCCCAGATGCCACTTACAGCATCCTAATTGACAATGTTGAGAAGCAGACTGGTAGCTTGTATTCTGACTGGGACCTTCTTCCACTGAAGAAAATTAAGGATCCAGAGGCCAAGAAA CCTGAAGATTGGGATGACAAGGAATACATTCCTGATCCTGAAGATAAGAAACCAGAG GGTTATGATGACATCCCTAAGGAGATTCCCGATCCTGATGCCAAGAAG CCTGAGGACTgggatgatgaagaagatggtGAGTGGACGGCCCCAACCATTCCCAATCCAGAATACAAGGGTCCGTGGAAGGCCAAG AAAATCAAGAATCCTAACTATAAGGGAAAATGGAAGGCACCTTTGATTGATAACCCAG AATTTAAGGATGATGCAGATCTATATGTTTACCCGAACTTGAAGTATGTAGGCATTGAACTGTGGCAG GTGAAATCTGGAACTCTATTTGACAATGTATTGGTATCTGATGATCCTGAATATGCTAAGAAGTTGGCTGAAGAGACATGGGGCAAGCATAAGGAT GCTGAAAAAGCTGCTTTTGATGAGgcagaaaagaagagagaggaggag GAAGCAAAGGATGACCCAGTCGATTCTGAT GCTGAGGAAGGCGATGATGATGATGCTGCTGATGAAGCAGATAGTGATGATGCAGACACCAAATCAGAAACAAAGGAAGATGTTACTGCCGCAGCTGAGGAAAATGTTAAA GACGAGCTGTAG